One window of Desulfarculus baarsii DSM 2075 genomic DNA carries:
- the murD gene encoding UDP-N-acetylmuramoyl-L-alanine--D-glutamate ligase, which produces MVLAGKKVLVVGMGASGAAAARLCLARGAEVRFTDKATAPPAAAGLAELGATPRLGGHDPADFLWAELIVLSPGVDHRLPEVAAAARNGAEVIGEMELGFRFLRPPAVMITGTNGKSTVTSLIAAMLEAEGLRAFAGGNLGTPLCAYVAGAQDDDWAVLEVSSFQTDTAVSLRPKVGVILNITDDHLDRYDSFEQYAQSKFRLLANQAEGDVAVLCADDPEVAARLGLAPASVWLYGAANDHRPGGRLENQRLALELPGRRLIKLDASRSRLWGGFNKLNILAAGLAAAACGVSAQAMQRAIDEFQPLGHRLALVAERDGVAWYDDSKGTNVGAVQAALEALARPAVLLLGGRDKDGRFALLAPQLAAWARLVICFGEAGASIAGQIEGLAERQVVADLPAAVTLAAQEAKPGDVVLLSPGCASFDAYAGYAMRGDHFRRLVAELN; this is translated from the coding sequence ATGGTCTTGGCGGGCAAAAAAGTTTTGGTGGTGGGCATGGGCGCCTCGGGCGCGGCGGCGGCGCGGCTGTGCCTGGCCCGGGGCGCGGAGGTGCGCTTCACCGACAAAGCGACCGCCCCGCCAGCGGCGGCCGGCCTGGCCGAGTTGGGCGCGACGCCGCGCCTGGGTGGCCACGACCCGGCCGACTTCCTGTGGGCCGAACTGATCGTGCTCAGCCCCGGCGTGGACCACCGCCTGCCCGAAGTCGCCGCCGCCGCCCGAAACGGCGCCGAGGTCATCGGCGAGATGGAGCTTGGCTTCCGCTTCCTGAGACCGCCAGCGGTGATGATCACCGGCACCAACGGCAAGAGCACCGTAACCAGCTTGATCGCGGCCATGCTGGAGGCCGAGGGCCTGCGCGCCTTTGCCGGCGGCAACCTGGGCACGCCCCTGTGCGCCTACGTGGCCGGCGCGCAAGACGACGACTGGGCCGTGCTGGAGGTCAGCTCCTTCCAGACCGACACCGCCGTCAGCCTGCGGCCCAAGGTCGGCGTGATCCTCAACATCACCGACGACCATCTGGACCGCTACGACAGTTTCGAGCAATACGCCCAAAGCAAGTTTCGCCTGCTGGCCAACCAGGCCGAGGGCGACGTGGCCGTGCTCTGCGCCGACGACCCCGAAGTGGCCGCCCGCCTGGGCCTGGCCCCGGCCAGCGTCTGGCTCTACGGCGCGGCCAACGATCACCGCCCCGGCGGCCGCCTGGAGAACCAACGCCTGGCCCTGGAGCTGCCCGGCCGCCGCCTGATCAAGCTCGACGCCTCGCGGTCGCGGCTGTGGGGCGGTTTCAACAAGCTCAACATCCTGGCCGCCGGCCTGGCCGCGGCGGCCTGCGGCGTTTCGGCCCAGGCCATGCAAAGGGCCATCGACGAATTTCAGCCCCTGGGCCACCGTCTGGCCCTAGTGGCCGAGCGCGACGGCGTGGCCTGGTACGACGACAGCAAGGGCACCAACGTCGGCGCGGTGCAGGCGGCCCTGGAGGCCTTGGCCCGGCCGGCGGTGCTGCTTTTGGGCGGCCGCGACAAGGATGGCCGTTTCGCCCTACTGGCCCCGCAACTGGCCGCCTGGGCGCGCCTGGTGATCTGCTTCGGCGAGGCCGGAGCGAGCATCGCCGGCCAGATCGAGGGCCTGGCCGAGCGCCAGGTGGTGGCCGATCTGCCGGCGGCGGTGACCCTGGCCGCCCAAGAGGCCAAGCCCGGCGATGTCGTGCTGCTTTCGCCCGGCTGCGCCAGCTTTGACGCCTATGCCGGTTACGCCATGCGCGGCGATCATTTCCGCCGCCTGGTGGCGGAGTTGAACTGA
- the ftsW gene encoding putative lipid II flippase FtsW, with protein MAQAAANANERPRAWGLIVADPWLLLCVLALVAIGVVMVYSASSSLAIKRHGQSAYFLWRQLANVGLCLPLMIVLAYIDYDRLRRWAMPIYFLVLAMLVLVLIPGVGHTSGGAARWLRPGGFSIQPAELAKPALVLCLAHALSLNHDRIRRFWRGFVFHMALALALILPVLLEPDLGMCIMLFAITFAMLFVAGVRLSFLGGMVLAAAPVIWVLIVNFPYRFARVIAFLDPWRYRQSSGFQVIHSFLAFGSGGLGGVGLGSSTQKLFYLPEPHTDFIFSVIGEELGLWGVTLVLGLFLTLIWRGVKISLAARDIFGTFLAAGATAVIGIQAFVNAGVVMGLLPTTGLTLPFISAGGSSMMTSFTCVGLLLSVAAHNKRAA; from the coding sequence ATGGCCCAAGCCGCCGCCAACGCCAACGAGCGCCCGAGGGCCTGGGGCCTGATCGTGGCCGACCCTTGGCTGCTGCTGTGCGTCCTGGCCCTGGTGGCCATCGGGGTGGTGATGGTCTATTCGGCCAGCAGCTCGCTGGCCATCAAGCGCCACGGCCAATCGGCCTATTTCCTGTGGCGGCAGTTGGCCAACGTGGGCCTGTGCCTGCCGCTGATGATCGTTTTGGCCTACATCGACTACGACCGCCTGCGGCGCTGGGCCATGCCGATCTACTTCCTCGTCCTGGCGATGCTGGTGCTGGTGCTCATCCCCGGCGTGGGCCACACCTCCGGCGGCGCGGCGCGCTGGCTGCGGCCGGGCGGCTTTTCGATCCAGCCGGCCGAGCTGGCCAAGCCGGCCCTGGTCCTCTGCCTGGCCCACGCCCTGTCGCTCAACCACGACCGCATCCGCCGCTTCTGGCGCGGCTTCGTTTTCCACATGGCCCTGGCCCTGGCCCTGATCCTGCCGGTGCTGCTGGAGCCGGACCTGGGCATGTGCATCATGCTTTTCGCCATCACCTTCGCCATGCTCTTCGTGGCCGGGGTGCGCCTGAGCTTCCTGGGCGGGATGGTGCTGGCGGCCGCGCCGGTGATCTGGGTGCTGATCGTCAATTTCCCCTATCGCTTCGCGCGTGTGATCGCCTTCCTGGACCCTTGGCGCTATCGCCAAAGCTCGGGCTTCCAGGTCATTCACAGCTTTTTGGCCTTCGGCTCGGGCGGGCTGGGCGGCGTGGGCCTGGGCTCGTCGACGCAAAAGCTCTTTTATTTGCCCGAGCCCCACACCGACTTCATCTTCAGCGTCATCGGCGAAGAGTTGGGCCTGTGGGGGGTGACGCTGGTGTTGGGCCTGTTTTTGACGCTGATCTGGCGGGGCGTAAAAATCTCCCTGGCGGCTCGCGACATCTTCGGCACCTTCCTGGCCGCCGGGGCCACGGCCGTCATCGGCATCCAGGCCTTTGTCAACGCCGGGGTGGTGATGGGTCTGTTGCCCACCACGGGGCTGACGCTGCCGTTCATCAGCGCGGGCGGTTCGTCGATGATGACCAGTTTCACCTGCGTGGGCCTGCTGCTTTCGGTGGCCGCCCACAACAAGAGGGCCGCGTGA
- the murG gene encoding undecaprenyldiphospho-muramoylpentapeptide beta-N-acetylglucosaminyltransferase has protein sequence MKRSVLIAGGGTGGHLFPGVAVANELKRQSPGLELAFVSAGKALESRLLREAGLPLESLPASAFVGGGLVGRFKALAKVPLAVAKASAIISRRRPGLVLAVGGYAALPLGLAAWLRGAPLAVQEQNAAPGLTNRVLARLAQVVFTSFPGAEEQLPAAKCRMVGNPVRAELLAQAQAAAAQRPPAAEEFRVLVLGGSQGARSINKAVTGALALLAQRLPRLAFIHQTGQADEQWVQKAYQDAGARGQAAAFFGDVGRLYGWAHLVICRAGAGTLTEALACGRAAVCVPYPHAAADHQTKNARALVAAGAARLIADHDFDAAAAARVIAEMIDDEPARAQFERRALALARPGAAAEIARQCLEIMGEADHV, from the coding sequence GTGAAACGCTCGGTGCTCATAGCCGGCGGCGGCACGGGCGGGCACTTGTTCCCCGGCGTGGCCGTGGCCAACGAACTCAAACGCCAGAGCCCCGGCCTGGAGCTGGCCTTTGTCAGCGCCGGCAAGGCCCTGGAAAGCCGCCTGCTGCGCGAGGCCGGCCTGCCCCTGGAGTCGCTGCCGGCCAGCGCCTTTGTCGGCGGCGGCCTGGTGGGCCGCTTCAAGGCCCTGGCCAAGGTGCCCCTGGCCGTGGCCAAGGCCTCGGCGATCATCAGCCGGCGGCGGCCGGGGCTGGTGCTGGCGGTGGGCGGATACGCCGCCCTGCCCCTGGGCCTGGCCGCCTGGCTGCGCGGCGCGCCGCTGGCGGTGCAGGAGCAAAACGCCGCCCCCGGTCTGACCAACCGCGTCTTGGCCCGCCTGGCCCAGGTGGTGTTCACTTCCTTCCCCGGGGCCGAGGAGCAACTGCCCGCGGCCAAATGCCGCATGGTGGGCAACCCCGTGCGCGCCGAGCTGCTGGCCCAGGCCCAGGCGGCCGCCGCCCAGCGCCCGCCGGCCGCCGAGGAGTTTCGCGTGCTGGTGCTGGGCGGCTCCCAGGGCGCGCGCAGCATCAACAAGGCCGTCACCGGCGCGCTGGCCTTGCTGGCCCAGCGCCTGCCGCGCCTGGCCTTTATCCACCAGACCGGCCAGGCCGACGAGCAGTGGGTCCAAAAGGCCTATCAAGACGCCGGCGCGCGGGGCCAGGCAGCGGCGTTTTTTGGCGACGTGGGCAGGCTCTATGGCTGGGCCCACCTGGTGATCTGCCGGGCCGGCGCGGGCACCCTCACCGAGGCGCTGGCCTGCGGCCGAGCCGCCGTGTGCGTGCCCTACCCCCACGCCGCCGCCGATCACCAGACCAAAAACGCCCGCGCCCTGGTCGCCGCCGGGGCCGCGCGATTGATCGCCGATCACGACTTCGACGCCGCCGCCGCGGCCAGGGTCATCGCCGAGATGATCGACGACGAGCCGGCCCGCGCCCAGTTCGAACGCCGGGCCCTGGCCCTGGCCCGGCCCGGGGCCGCCGCCGAAATAGCCAGGCAGTGCCTGGAGATCATGGGAGAAGCCGATCATGTATAA
- the murC gene encoding UDP-N-acetylmuramate--L-alanine ligase → MYNRPQNIHFVGIGGIGMSGIAEVLINLGQRVSGSDLRQSAITERLRGLGARVHLGHHPEQVRGADVVVVSSAVDKDNPEVAAAIELQIPVIPRAEMLAELMRLKYGVAVAGAHGKTTCTSLVATLLAAGGLDPTVVVGGKLGALGTNAVLGRGEFLVAEADESDGSFNRLSPVVVVVTNIDREHMDHYGSDQALDEAFVEFMNKVPFYGAAIICLDDPRVAALIPRVRKRVITYGQSGQADFEAREVSHQGMRTSFSLFAQGQNLGRVQVPLPGRHNVLNTLAALAVAKELGVAMPVAMSACAGFGGVGRRMEQKGQSAAGALVVDDYAHHPTEIRATLQAARDCWPDKRLVVCFQPHRYSRTRDLFEEFATAFYVADELLLLDIYAASEKKDPAVSAEKLAEAIRAHGHRRVEYVGGQEAARERLEKMLGPDDVFFTMGAGDVWKLGAELTKEGGR, encoded by the coding sequence ATGTATAACCGGCCGCAGAACATACATTTCGTGGGTATCGGCGGCATCGGCATGAGCGGCATCGCCGAGGTGCTGATCAACCTGGGCCAGCGCGTCAGCGGCAGCGACCTGCGCCAATCGGCCATCACCGAGCGCCTGCGCGGCCTGGGGGCCAGGGTCCATCTGGGCCATCACCCCGAGCAGGTGCGCGGGGCCGATGTGGTGGTGGTCAGTTCGGCGGTGGACAAGGACAACCCCGAGGTGGCCGCGGCCATCGAGTTGCAGATTCCGGTCATCCCCCGTGCCGAAATGCTGGCCGAGCTGATGCGCCTGAAATACGGCGTGGCCGTGGCCGGGGCCCACGGCAAGACCACCTGCACATCGCTGGTGGCCACGCTCCTGGCCGCCGGCGGCCTGGATCCCACGGTGGTGGTGGGCGGAAAGCTGGGGGCGCTGGGCACCAACGCCGTGTTGGGCCGGGGCGAATTTCTGGTGGCCGAGGCCGACGAAAGCGACGGCTCGTTCAACCGCCTGAGCCCGGTGGTGGTGGTGGTCACCAACATCGACCGCGAGCACATGGATCACTACGGCTCCGACCAGGCCCTGGACGAGGCCTTTGTCGAGTTCATGAACAAGGTGCCTTTTTATGGCGCGGCGATCATCTGCCTGGACGATCCGCGCGTGGCCGCCCTGATCCCCAGGGTGCGCAAGCGCGTCATCACCTATGGCCAGAGCGGCCAGGCCGATTTCGAGGCCCGCGAGGTCAGCCATCAGGGCATGCGCACCAGCTTCAGCCTGTTCGCCCAGGGCCAAAACCTGGGCCGAGTCCAGGTTCCTCTGCCCGGCCGGCACAACGTGCTAAACACCCTGGCCGCCCTGGCCGTGGCCAAGGAGTTGGGCGTGGCCATGCCCGTGGCCATGAGCGCCTGCGCCGGCTTTGGCGGAGTGGGCCGACGCATGGAGCAAAAGGGCCAAAGCGCCGCCGGCGCGCTGGTGGTCGACGACTACGCCCACCACCCCACCGAGATCCGCGCCACCTTGCAGGCGGCCCGCGACTGCTGGCCCGACAAGCGGCTGGTGGTCTGCTTCCAGCCCCATCGCTACAGCCGCACCCGCGATCTGTTCGAGGAGTTCGCCACCGCCTTTTACGTGGCCGACGAGCTTTTGCTTTTGGACATTTACGCGGCCAGCGAGAAAAAAGACCCGGCCGTCAGCGCCGAAAAGCTGGCCGAGGCCATCCGCGCCCACGGCCACCGGCGGGTGGAGTACGTGGGCGGCCAGGAGGCGGCCCGCGAGCGCTTGGAAAAAATGCTGGGCCCGGACGACGTGTTTTTCACCATGGGCGCCGGCGACGTCTGGAAGCTGGGGGCGGAGCTGACCAAGGAGGGCGGACGCTGA
- the murB gene encoding UDP-N-acetylmuramate dehydrogenase — MEALRREIARRLGRRALFGEPMSRHTTWGVGGPAWCFCRVDSAAELAWLIQMAAQAGAPLKIVGRGSNLLVADAGFAGLIVLLRGDLARIQFGATAMVCGGGASLAKAVRRAGERGLAGLEWAVGIPATVGGALAGNAGAAGGEMMTLCRRMTLLLPSGDLRHMAAAELAWGYRRTDLPAGAVILEAQLALRPEAASAVLARREQHLRRRKASQPMSARTAGSVFKNPAGDFAGRLIETAGLKGRRVGRAMVSQVHANFIENIGGATAAQIAELMELVREGVGRAHGVRLEPEVERVGD, encoded by the coding sequence ATGGAGGCCCTGCGCCGCGAGATCGCCCGTCGCCTGGGCCGCCGGGCCCTGTTCGGCGAGCCGATGAGCCGCCACACCACCTGGGGCGTGGGCGGGCCGGCCTGGTGCTTCTGTCGGGTGGATAGCGCGGCCGAACTGGCCTGGCTGATCCAGATGGCCGCCCAAGCCGGCGCGCCGTTGAAGATCGTCGGCCGGGGCTCCAACCTGCTGGTCGCCGACGCCGGCTTCGCCGGGCTGATCGTCTTGCTGCGCGGCGATTTGGCCCGCATCCAGTTCGGGGCGACGGCCATGGTCTGCGGCGGCGGGGCCTCGCTGGCCAAGGCCGTGCGCCGGGCCGGCGAACGGGGCCTGGCCGGCCTGGAGTGGGCCGTGGGCATTCCGGCCACGGTGGGCGGGGCCCTGGCCGGCAACGCCGGGGCGGCCGGCGGGGAGATGATGACCCTGTGCCGACGCATGACCCTGCTGTTGCCCAGCGGCGACCTGCGCCACATGGCCGCCGCCGAATTGGCCTGGGGCTATCGCCGCACCGACCTACCGGCCGGCGCGGTGATCCTGGAGGCCCAGTTGGCCCTGCGACCCGAGGCGGCCTCGGCCGTGCTGGCCCGGCGCGAACAACACCTGCGGCGGCGCAAGGCCAGCCAGCCCATGAGCGCCCGCACCGCCGGCAGCGTGTTCAAAAATCCGGCCGGCGATTTCGCCGGGCGTTTGATCGAAACCGCCGGGCTCAAGGGCCGGCGCGTGGGTCGGGCCATGGTCAGCCAGGTCCACGCCAATTTCATCGAAAACATCGGCGGAGCCACGGCGGCCCAGATCGCCGAGCTGATGGAGCTGGTGCGCGAAGGCGTTGGGCGGGCCCACGGCGTGCGCCTGGAGCCCGAAGTGGAGCGAGTCGGTGATTAG
- a CDS encoding cell division protein FtsQ/DivIB, whose amino-acid sequence MIRQRRGNGRKSAASPTMGRSVGARLRDQHVNRGPKRRRQAAEVLGGIAWLAATLIKKALVVALISVILLGGWAVASTSKAFAVRRAVVEGNAHLSSLDVLRAAGVGAHSNLLALNVERIAQRVAQLPWINDVGVARRPPHTVRIRIEERRPHLLALAGGHIYCLDQRMRPFAALDGQKPIDLPVLTGLNKADILEPDADVEKLIAAARQVLLLLPAEGLPGRKRLSEINIDRIWGLSLVFDGFTPTVRLGFDNFGPKLRRLVGVGADLERRGELERATLIDLDHDYRVVVRLAREAA is encoded by the coding sequence GTGATTAGGCAACGACGCGGCAACGGGCGCAAAAGCGCGGCCAGCCCGACCATGGGCCGCAGCGTCGGCGCGCGCCTGCGCGATCAGCACGTCAACCGCGGGCCCAAGCGACGGCGGCAAGCCGCTGAAGTGCTGGGCGGCATCGCCTGGCTGGCGGCGACGTTGATCAAAAAGGCCCTGGTCGTGGCCCTGATCAGCGTGATTCTGCTGGGCGGCTGGGCCGTGGCCTCGACCAGCAAGGCCTTTGCCGTGCGCCGGGCCGTGGTCGAGGGCAACGCCCACCTCAGCAGCCTGGACGTGCTGCGCGCCGCCGGCGTGGGCGCCCACAGCAACCTGTTGGCCCTCAACGTGGAGCGCATCGCCCAGCGGGTGGCCCAACTGCCCTGGATCAACGACGTCGGCGTGGCGCGGCGGCCGCCGCACACGGTGCGCATCCGCATCGAGGAGCGCCGGCCCCATCTGCTGGCCCTGGCCGGCGGGCACATCTACTGCCTGGACCAGCGCATGCGCCCCTTCGCCGCCCTGGACGGCCAGAAGCCCATCGACCTGCCGGTGCTCACCGGCCTGAACAAGGCCGACATCCTCGAGCCCGACGCCGACGTGGAAAAGTTGATCGCCGCGGCCCGTCAGGTGTTGCTGCTGCTGCCGGCCGAGGGCCTGCCGGGGCGCAAGAGGCTTTCGGAAATAAACATCGACCGCATCTGGGGGTTGAGCCTGGTCTTCGACGGCTTCACGCCCACGGTGCGGCTGGGCTTCGACAACTTCGGCCCCAAGCTGCGGCGCCTGGTCGGCGTCGGCGCCGACCTGGAGCGGCGCGGCGAACTGGAGCGCGCCACACTCATCGACCTGGACCACGATTATCGCGTGGTGGTGCGGCTAGCGCGGGAGGCGGCATGA
- the ftsA gene encoding cell division protein FtsA has protein sequence MSNKGDIIVGLDIGTTKICAVVGMIKDKSVEILGMGSHPSEGLRKGVVVNIEATVESIKKAVAEAELMSSCEVTSVITGIAGGHIKGFSSHGVLAVRGREVTAKDKERVVDAARAVAIPTDREVIHILPQEFILDGQKGIQDPVGMSGVRLEAKVHMVTGAVASAHNLIKCCNQAGLDVADIVLQSLASAEAVLTAEEMSLGAALVDFGGGTTDLAIFGNDAIKHTAGLALGGINLTTDLAVGLRTPMAEAEKLKTAFGCAMVGLAGKDEMINVPGVGGRQPRKAQRRILGEILEPRVEELLTLLQMEIERSGFKNQIAGGVVLTGGSAQLDGLVEMSEQVFNMPARMGSPAGVLGLADVVSNPKYSTAVGLVLYGARNKNEEKFRIRDANIFNRITGRMRRWFNKIM, from the coding sequence ATGAGCAACAAGGGTGACATCATCGTCGGGCTGGACATCGGCACCACCAAGATCTGCGCGGTGGTGGGCATGATCAAGGACAAGAGCGTGGAGATCCTGGGCATGGGCAGCCACCCGTCCGAGGGCCTGCGCAAGGGCGTGGTCGTCAACATCGAAGCCACGGTGGAAAGCATCAAAAAGGCCGTGGCCGAGGCCGAGCTGATGTCTAGCTGCGAGGTCACCAGCGTCATCACCGGCATCGCCGGCGGCCACATCAAGGGCTTCAGCTCCCACGGCGTGCTGGCCGTGCGCGGCCGCGAGGTCACGGCCAAGGACAAAGAGCGCGTCGTCGACGCGGCCCGGGCCGTGGCCATCCCCACCGACCGCGAGGTGATCCACATCCTGCCCCAGGAGTTCATCCTCGACGGGCAAAAGGGCATCCAAGACCCGGTGGGCATGAGCGGCGTGCGCCTGGAGGCCAAGGTGCACATGGTCACCGGCGCGGTGGCCAGCGCCCACAACCTGATCAAGTGCTGCAACCAGGCCGGCCTGGACGTGGCCGACATCGTCTTGCAGTCGCTGGCCAGCGCCGAGGCGGTGCTGACCGCCGAGGAGATGAGCCTGGGCGCGGCCCTGGTGGATTTTGGCGGCGGCACCACCGACCTGGCCATCTTCGGCAACGACGCCATCAAGCACACCGCCGGACTGGCCCTGGGCGGCATCAACCTGACCACCGACCTGGCCGTGGGCCTGCGCACGCCCATGGCCGAAGCCGAAAAGCTCAAGACCGCCTTTGGCTGCGCCATGGTCGGCCTGGCCGGCAAGGACGAAATGATCAACGTGCCGGGCGTGGGCGGCCGCCAACCGCGCAAGGCCCAGCGGCGCATCCTGGGCGAGATCCTCGAGCCCAGGGTCGAGGAGCTGCTGACCCTGCTGCAGATGGAGATCGAGCGGTCGGGCTTCAAGAATCAGATCGCCGGCGGCGTGGTGCTCACCGGCGGTTCGGCCCAGCTCGACGGCCTGGTCGAGATGAGCGAACAAGTCTTCAACATGCCCGCGCGCATGGGCAGCCCAGCCGGCGTGCTGGGCCTGGCCGACGTGGTCAGCAACCCCAAGTACTCCACCGCCGTGGGCCTGGTGCTCTACGGCGCGCGCAACAAGAACGAGGAAAAATTCCGCATCCGCGACGCCAATATCTTCAACCGGATAACCGGCCGCATGCGGAGATGGTTCAATAAGATAATGTAA
- the ftsZ gene encoding cell division protein FtsZ yields the protein MEIEMVESLNAGAKLRVVGIGGGGGNALNNMIEAGLAGVEFISANTDLQALEKSRARVHLQIGRNLTRGLGAGADPEVGRQAALEDRDKIKEMLSGSDMVFVTAGLGGGTGTGAAPVVAEVAKELGALTVAIVTKPFDFEGKKRMIQADEGIEELKRVVDTLIVIPNTRLRSLAPKNARFAEMLKKADEVLLYAVRGISDLIMTPGLINLDFADVRTIMSEMGVALMGTGEASGDDRAMQAANRAINNPLLEDITIDGARGVLVNITASSDITIDEVSEASQFIQEAAHDEANIIWGTVIDDTMGDRMRVTVIATGIGDSATRVNAEPMRLAAAVGGDTDPTEIGEFNVPRYVRTTQARQAQGVGRADRGNPMRDVSDLDVPTFLRRQAD from the coding sequence ATGGAAATCGAAATGGTCGAGAGCTTGAACGCCGGCGCTAAACTGCGGGTGGTGGGCATCGGCGGCGGCGGCGGCAACGCCCTCAACAACATGATCGAGGCCGGCCTGGCCGGGGTGGAGTTCATCTCCGCCAACACCGACCTCCAGGCCCTGGAAAAAAGCCGGGCCAGGGTCCACCTGCAGATCGGCCGCAACCTGACCCGCGGCCTGGGCGCCGGCGCCGATCCCGAAGTGGGCCGCCAAGCCGCCCTGGAAGACCGCGACAAAATCAAGGAAATGCTCTCCGGCAGCGACATGGTCTTCGTCACCGCCGGCCTGGGCGGCGGCACCGGCACCGGCGCGGCCCCGGTGGTGGCCGAGGTGGCCAAGGAGCTGGGCGCGCTGACGGTGGCCATCGTCACCAAGCCCTTCGACTTCGAGGGCAAAAAGCGCATGATCCAGGCCGACGAGGGCATTGAGGAGCTCAAAAGGGTCGTCGACACGCTGATCGTCATCCCCAACACGCGTCTGCGCAGCCTGGCCCCCAAAAACGCCCGCTTCGCCGAGATGCTCAAAAAGGCCGACGAGGTGCTGCTCTACGCCGTGCGCGGCATCAGCGACCTGATCATGACCCCCGGCCTGATCAACCTGGACTTCGCCGACGTGCGCACGATCATGTCCGAGATGGGCGTGGCCCTGATGGGCACCGGCGAGGCCAGCGGCGACGATAGGGCCATGCAGGCGGCCAACCGCGCCATCAACAACCCCCTGCTGGAGGACATCACCATCGACGGCGCGCGGGGAGTGTTGGTCAACATCACCGCCTCCAGCGACATCACCATCGACGAGGTCAGCGAGGCCAGCCAGTTCATCCAAGAGGCCGCCCACGACGAGGCCAACATCATCTGGGGCACGGTCATCGACGACACCATGGGCGACCGCATGCGCGTGACCGTCATCGCCACCGGCATCGGCGACAGCGCCACCCGCGTCAACGCCGAGCCCATGCGCCTGGCCGCGGCCGTGGGCGGCGACACCGACCCCACCGAGATCGGCGAATTCAACGTGCCGCGCTACGTGCGCACCACCCAGGCCCGCCAGGCCCAGGGCGTCGGCCGCGCCGACCGTGGCAACCCCATGCGCGACGTCTCCGACCTGGACGTGCCCACGTTCCTGCGGCGTCAAGCCGACTGA
- a CDS encoding phosphodiester glycosidase family protein — protein sequence MKLLAQSACLLLIVAALAWPALAQEPAAPRWKILAEGLEFAKLDAGGAARVGSDLISILRVDPQRYRFTVLATANEDDEWTAGQWRAQSGALAVFNAGQYAEDHSYLGFLAQDGQILGRMVGHLEALFLAEPNDPALPPARILDLRYTAFDPRANPYRQAAQSLMLLDRFGQIRVRRSPRVAHRTAVAADARGRILVIVTEGAHTLWELAQFLAGAGLDLREVMLMDGGGESQIDVKVGDFRYQQYGGPSSTPDLPWPRQALPVALAVFPR from the coding sequence ATGAAGCTTTTGGCCCAAAGCGCATGTCTTTTGCTGATCGTCGCGGCCTTGGCCTGGCCGGCCCTGGCCCAGGAGCCGGCGGCCCCGCGCTGGAAAATCCTGGCCGAGGGGCTGGAATTCGCCAAGCTCGACGCCGGCGGCGCGGCCCGCGTGGGCAGCGATCTGATCAGCATCCTGCGGGTCGATCCCCAGCGCTATCGTTTCACCGTGCTGGCCACCGCCAACGAGGACGACGAATGGACCGCCGGCCAGTGGCGGGCGCAAAGCGGCGCCTTGGCCGTGTTCAACGCCGGGCAATACGCCGAGGATCATTCGTATCTGGGTTTTTTGGCCCAGGACGGCCAGATTCTGGGCCGCATGGTCGGCCACCTGGAGGCGCTTTTCCTGGCCGAGCCCAACGACCCGGCCCTGCCGCCGGCCCGCATCCTCGACCTGCGCTACACCGCCTTCGACCCCAGGGCCAACCCCTATCGCCAAGCCGCCCAGTCGCTGATGCTTTTGGACCGTTTCGGGCAGATTCGCGTGCGGCGTTCGCCACGGGTGGCCCACCGCACGGCCGTGGCCGCCGATGCGCGGGGGCGCATCCTGGTCATCGTCACCGAGGGGGCCCATACGCTGTGGGAGTTGGCCCAGTTTCTGGCCGGGGCCGGGCTTGACCTGCGCGAGGTGATGCTCATGGACGGCGGCGGCGAATCGCAGATCGACGTCAAGGTCGGCGATTTCCGCTACCAGCAATACGGCGGGCCCAGCTCCACGCCCGATCTGCCCTGGCCACGCCAGGCCCTGCCGGTGGCCCTGGCCGTCTTTCCACGCTGA